One genomic segment of Choristoneura fumiferana chromosome Z, NRCan_CFum_1, whole genome shotgun sequence includes these proteins:
- the LOC141440266 gene encoding cytochrome b-c1 complex subunit 1, mitochondrial-like — protein sequence MLKAASLLKSWTPAVTAVRRHPYPRSFLQFLNNQPQTCVSTIGTGLTCASEHRPSQHVIIGLFTDVGSRYESVHENGMTHFFEHLAFKGTKSKTREQIECRMNACGAKFGCFTNRETAVFYADCLCSEVPAVMEILVESIYYNAFNPAEIEAQKAIVVAEMQHQDSDVNVLLSDYLHASAFQGSPLAQSILGSSMKVYNFTDNALCQFITRNFNPYRTVLVSVGGISHEQLECLANTYMMNVTAAVQCREPDLYRFTGSDVRYRNDSLPVGNIAVAVEGPCFCDFDRLYMDVARSYLGGWDQSQYAKRDHAAPVARRASLGKFCDAYQAFNITYKDTALWGVQFLSRGLDQEDMLYTIQDVWMQMCTMITEGELQRAKRQLKAELLTKTDTCFGAFKDIGRYVLYNCNHRPSLVERLIAIDKVTVDDFKDVCMKFIYDKCPVVVVVGQSEGLPEYTRIRASMYWLRV from the exons ATGCTAAAAGCCGCATCTCTCCTCAAGTCCTGGACTCCCGCAGTCACAGCAGTCCGGCGTCACCCCTACCCTCGCTCCTTCCTGCAGTTCCTGAACAACCAGCCGCAGACCTGCGTATCCACGATTGGTACTGGCCTCACGTGCGCCTCGGAGCATCGACCAAGCCAGCATGTTATCATCGGTCTTTTTACAGACGTAG GTTCAAGATACGAGAGCGTCCATGAGAACGGTATGACCCACTTCTTCGAGCACCTCGCCTTCAAGGGCACTAAATCAAAGACCCGCGAGCAAATAGAATGCCGGATGAATGCTTGCGGCGCCAAGTTCGGCTGCTTCACCAACAGAGAAACGGCCGTGTTCTACGCCGACTGCTTATGCTCTGAAGTACCCGCGGTCATGGAGATTCTCGTCGAAAGTATATACTACAACGCTTTCAATCCCGCTGAAATCGAAGCGCAGAAGGCTATAGTAGTCGCTGAAATGCAACACCAAGACTCAGATGTAAACGTCCTGCTCTCTGACTATTTGCATGCGTCAGCTTTCCAAGGCTCCCCGTTGGCCCAAAGCATACTCGGTTCCAGCATGAAAGTGTACAACTTTACTGACAATGCTTTATGCCAGTTTATTACTAGGAACTTCAATCCCTACCGCACTGTTTTAGTCTCAGTCGGCGGTATATCTCATGAGCAATTGGAGTGCCTGGCAAACACTTACATGATGAATGTAACAGCAGCAGTGCAGTGTCGCGAGCCCGACTTATACAGATTTACGGGTTCTGATGTCCGATACAGAAACGATAGCTTGCCGGTTGGTAATATCGCTGTGGCCGTGGAGGGCCCTTGTTTCTGTGATTTTGATAGGCTTTACATGGACGTAGCTCGGAGCTATCTAGGAGGTTGGGATCAATCGCAATACGCTAAACGCGACCACGCCGCGCCTGTAGCGCGTCGAGCATCTCTAGGCAAGTTTTGCGATGCCTACCAAGCTTTCAACATAACTTATAAAGACACAGCTTTGTGGGGTGTGCAGTTCCTCTCTCGAGGGTTAGATCAAGAGGACATGCTGTACACTATACAAGATGTTTGGATGCAAATGTGTACTATGATTACAGAGGGGGAGTTGCAAAGAGCCAAGAGACAGTTGAAGGCTGAATTGTTAACTAAAACTGACACTTGCTTTGGAGCCTTCAAAGATATAGGGAGGTATGTGTTGTACAACTGTAACCATAGGCCTTCTTTGGTTGAAAGATTGATCGCTATTGACAAGGTGACGGTTGATGATTTCAAAGATGTTTGTATGAAGTTTATTTATGACAAGTGcccggtggtggtggtggtggggcAGTCCGAAGGGCTGCCGGAGTACACCAGGATCAGGGCTTCTATGTACTGGTTGAGAGTTTAA